In one window of Pseudomonadota bacterium DNA:
- a CDS encoding methyl-accepting chemotaxis protein gives MKRGLLELVAAAAAVACLAVGALAPDLGAVSLVAVVPIAWLAISGALLRRGLGRLAGMLERARKDEDAPVAPMGGALAETSRALAAFVDDCRGEARNTRTMAGGLKAQLKATGDLVEALAAGLAEQRTSVRRNNEAIAEMSGSLKDIAVHVETLATSAEESSSSILEMTTTNEEVAENMSSMGNSVRETVSSIGEMAYSVKEVARNIEALSTTAEETSSAVNEMDVTIDQVQSNANDTAIISENVARDAERAADAVVKTLGAIQQIKDTSQEAVNVISSLGQKIEAIGHILNVIDDVAEQTNLLALNAAIIAAQAGEHGKGFAVVADEIKDLAERSGVSTKEIADLIKAIQAESRNAIAAVERGNSNVDKGVEVSADAERALKKILESSQKSTNMMRAIARATVEQSKGSKQVTDTINRIAETVQQIAKATGEQARGSELIIKGAEKMRSITQHVERSTQEQAKGGRQITTAIESISKMVNQLNLAHHQQQQAVERIIDLSSRVERISKEQEDNLRRVRDGFSSIERAIEVAD, from the coding sequence ATGAAGCGGGGTCTACTGGAGCTCGTGGCGGCGGCGGCGGCGGTGGCGTGCCTCGCCGTGGGCGCCCTCGCGCCCGATCTCGGCGCTGTCTCTCTCGTCGCGGTCGTCCCGATCGCGTGGCTCGCGATCTCCGGCGCCCTCCTCAGGCGGGGGCTCGGCCGGCTGGCCGGGATGCTGGAGCGCGCGCGCAAGGACGAGGACGCGCCGGTTGCGCCCATGGGCGGCGCCCTCGCGGAGACGAGCCGGGCGCTCGCGGCGTTCGTGGACGACTGCCGCGGGGAGGCGCGCAACACGCGGACCATGGCCGGCGGGCTCAAGGCGCAGCTCAAGGCCACCGGGGATCTGGTCGAGGCGCTCGCCGCCGGGCTCGCCGAGCAGCGCACGTCGGTGCGGCGCAACAACGAGGCGATCGCCGAGATGTCCGGCTCGCTCAAGGACATCGCCGTGCACGTCGAGACGCTCGCGACCTCGGCCGAGGAGAGCTCCTCCTCCATCCTCGAGATGACCACGACCAACGAGGAGGTCGCCGAGAACATGTCGTCGATGGGCAACTCGGTGCGCGAGACGGTCAGCTCGATAGGCGAGATGGCGTACTCCGTGAAGGAGGTGGCGCGGAACATCGAGGCGCTCTCGACCACGGCGGAGGAGACGTCCTCGGCGGTGAACGAGATGGACGTCACCATCGATCAGGTGCAGTCCAACGCGAACGACACCGCGATCATCTCGGAGAACGTGGCCCGCGACGCGGAGCGGGCCGCGGACGCGGTCGTCAAGACGCTCGGCGCGATCCAGCAGATCAAGGACACGAGCCAGGAAGCGGTGAACGTCATCTCCAGCCTGGGCCAGAAGATCGAGGCGATCGGCCACATCCTGAACGTGATCGACGACGTCGCCGAGCAGACGAACCTCCTCGCCCTGAACGCCGCCATCATCGCGGCGCAGGCGGGCGAACACGGCAAGGGGTTCGCCGTCGTGGCGGACGAGATCAAGGATCTCGCCGAGCGGTCCGGCGTGTCGACCAAGGAGATCGCGGACCTCATCAAGGCGATCCAGGCGGAGTCGCGCAACGCCATCGCCGCGGTGGAGCGCGGCAACTCCAACGTCGATAAGGGCGTGGAGGTCTCGGCCGACGCCGAGCGCGCGCTGAAGAAGATCCTCGAGAGCTCCCAGAAGTCGACGAACATGATGCGCGCCATCGCCCGCGCCACGGTGGAGCAGTCCAAGGGCTCGAAGCAGGTCACGGACACGATCAACAGGATCGCCGAGACCGTGCAGCAGATCGCCAAGGCGACGGGGGAGCAGGCGCGCGGATCGGAGCTGATCATCAAGGGCGCCGAGAAGATGCGGTCGATCACCCAGCACGTGGAGCGCTCGACGCAGGAGCAGGCGAAGGGCGGGCGGCAGATCACCACCGCGATCGAGTCCATCTCGAAGATGGTCAACCAGCTCAACCTCGCGCACCACCAGCAGCAGCAGGCGGTCGAGCGCATCATCGATCTCTCGTCCCGCGTGGAGCGCATCTCCAAGGAGCAGGAGGACAACCTGCGCCGCGTCCGGGACGGCTTCTCGTCGATCGAGCGGGCGATCGAGGTCGCCGACTAG
- a CDS encoding twin-arginine translocase TatA/TatE family subunit encodes MFGIGWTELLVIAIAFLIFLGPKEIPRVFNKLGRLMRELNAASRELRNQLEVEVRDIPTPQKIADEIAQELKDAAAEPYEEMRKLDAELKREAGALDAEPARAAADPAPPQDDHGR; translated from the coding sequence GTGTTCGGCATCGGTTGGACGGAGCTCCTCGTCATCGCGATCGCTTTCCTCATCTTCCTCGGGCCCAAGGAGATCCCCCGGGTGTTCAACAAGCTCGGCCGCCTCATGCGGGAGCTGAACGCGGCGAGCCGGGAGCTGCGCAACCAGCTCGAGGTCGAGGTGCGGGACATCCCCACGCCGCAGAAGATCGCGGACGAGATCGCGCAGGAGCTGAAGGACGCCGCGGCGGAGCCCTACGAGGAGATGCGGAAGCTCGACGCGGAGCTCAAGCGGGAGGCGGGCGCTCTCGACGCGGAGCCGGCGAGGGCGGCGGCGGATCCCGCCCCGCCGCAGGACGATCATGGGCGGTGA